GAATATGTAGTTGCTGCCATTATATTTAACTGTGTTAAACAAGTAATTTtagaaaagtaaataataataatgataatgattataataaatcacaatggaaatgacaaaataaatactactgcaaaacacattatttgtgtATGAAATGACTGATGGACAGCTgcgaaataaaaatgaatacatttatataaaaattaaaaaatttaaataaatacatttagctgCTACTAAATTTGGGGATACATTTTCTGAGCACATTGAGCTAAAATATTAGATACGAACTATAACTAATAACATACATAATCTCATTCATAcctaaatataatttagaatataaaaatgtaaattaactaattaacgaCAAAATAATCCCAAATGACTGCTAGTACCATTTTATCATAAAACACCCAGGAGAATTTTTTTACTACTATAAGAatcaagaggaaaaaaacaaacaaggcgTCTGCCATTGCCAAAGAGTCATAGTTCTCAAGAATACAGCCAAAATGATTTATGATAAGATGGAATCCACCTAGAAACAGATACGATCCTCTTTGATAAACTGATTAAAGTAGAATCTGATGATCTAACATTTGAATCAAGGAATCATGTTTGGTACCAAATCAAGAAATCCCTTTAGCAATCCATCAACACATTTAGGCtacttcagtttttatttttatttattattattattattgttattattattattattactgttttaaagatTGTATATAAAGTGCTCACCCAGATTGACAAAGCTCATCACCATGTCGGCATCACTGAGAAAGCGACTGTCCTGTTGGGTCACCATCGGGGGTCCCGGGGTGGTGTACGCCGGTTTGTAAGTGTCCTCCAGGATGGCGTTATTATACAGATCTAGCATGAACATGGGAGCCGCGGTGTGCCTCTCCTGCAGGAGCGGACGGGGCCGGTGCGGCAGCCCGAGGATGGAGAGGATCTCCCGCTGCATCTCCCTGCGCTCCTGGCTCTTCAGCCGTCGCTGGAGGAAGCTGGACTGAATGTCATTATCCAGACTGAAGTTTGCTTGCATTGAGTGCGCGAGCGCGCTGTAACCACACGCAACTATCAAAGCAGAGATCAGCTGCACTggaatcatatttaataaataaagtcctGATAATAAAGAATAGGTCCTGAGCTGACAGTAAGTCTTGCTACTTCGTTTGATTATATCACGAAGTCGAGGTGGTTTTAAATACACTGCCTGTGTTTAATAATCCAATCCAGAGATAAATCCAGCATGATGTGTAATGGTGCATTGATGGTCTCACGCTTTAAATAGCCCGCTGCAGCTCGTGGGTGGGGCGCGCGCACATGGGCTGTCTTTTAGTATACAACAACATAAAACTACTAGTTTGCTGGAAATGATGTTCTAATTAGTACAGGCACATTTGTACATCGCGAAAATTAGCCATGTTTtgttatagtaaaagtgtagtaaccatgtattttttcttcttcagattgATTAACCACAGCTTTAAtacaaataccaaaataaaaccaaaaagcagtagttactatagttaaaccatggtaaccacaaattaagcACGGTCTTGTTACac
This DNA window, taken from Cyprinus carpio isolate SPL01 chromosome B11, ASM1834038v1, whole genome shotgun sequence, encodes the following:
- the LOC122138795 gene encoding bone morphogenetic protein 7-like, which translates into the protein MIPVQLISALIVACGYSALAHSMQANFSLDNDIQSSFLQRRLKSQERREMQREILSILGLPHRPRPLLQERHTAAPMFMLDLYNNAILEDTYKPAYTTPGPPMVTQQDSRFLSDADMVMSFVNLVDLKEDPVVSYHQHHQEFRFVATVPHTPGRGRMEKKTGHLRTAPITKRTDLVKNSTLI